From one Planococcus citri chromosome 3, ihPlaCitr1.1, whole genome shotgun sequence genomic stretch:
- the LOC135840914 gene encoding gamma-butyrobetaine dioxygenase-like, producing MYSSSYVRKSVGMMVTATTSSYKRIRVRIPWKRYFWKASVCEENRSIVLRRQSSGEILQFPSAWLRDNCQCSECFSASLHSRIIPLAKFTARILPSAIECFKEEDGRTSVSVNWPDKHRSVYTLEWLKKNNFDEDDQNARLRDDFKFDKITWNANNFAQIIRRFSFETLLQNDNELLNWLVTLKEKGIAIIERAGQDEHLIEELSRRVGFIKRTTYGKLFRVEADEHSTNAAYRSTPLELHVDLPYYEYCPSFVILHYVVQSANQNEGENHLVDGFELCKQMKNYDSEMYDALVNTIVEWTDISQHDQQQMHHIHRAPVICLDSEGSVVRLNFSQHQRDSRLNTSVEQANRWYDAMNWFIHLALLQKNLVKLKMQQGDMLTFDNLRVLHGRGAFTSKRCLIGGYLDADIVDSKIRVLRTKLKSS from the exons ATGTATTCGTCTTCGTACGTTAGGAAAAGTGTCGGAATGATGGTGACTGCCACCACCTCATCGTACAAAAGGATACGCGTAAGAATACCGTGGAAAAGGTATTTTTGGAAGGCGAGCGTTTGCGAAGAAAATCGGTCGATCGTACTGCGACGTCAATCGAGCGGTGAGATTTTGCAATTCCCTTCAGCCTGGCTGAGAGATAATTGCCAGTGTAGCGAATGCTTCAGTGCTTCGCTGCATTCCAGGATAATACCGTTGGCCAAATTCACAGCTCGTATCCTTCCTAGCGCTATTGAG TGTTTTAAAGAAGAGGATGGACGAACGAGCGTTAGTGTGAACTGGCCAGACAAACATCGCAGCGTTTATACCTTGgagtggttgaaaaaaaataattttgatgagGACGATCAAAATGCTCGACTACGGGATGATTTCAAATTCGATAAGATCACTTGGAACGCGaataattttgctcaaattataCGTCGTTTCTCATTCGAAACACTTTTACAGAA TGATAACGAGTTATTGAATTGGCTGGTAACGTTAAAAGAAAAAGGAATAGCAATCATCGAACGAGCTGGTCAAGATGAACATTTAATCGAAGAATTATCTCGTCGAGTCGGCTTTATCAAAAGAACAACCTACGG CAAATTATTTCGCGTAGAAGCGGATGAACACTCTACGAACGCCGCGTACCGTTCAACACCTTTAGAATTGCACGTAGATTTACCCTACTACGAATATTGCCCTAGT TTTGTCATTTTACATTACGTAGTACAATCGGCGAATCAGAACGAAGGTGAAAATCATCTAGTGGATGGTTTTGAGTTGTGCAAACAGATGAAGAATTACGATAGTGAAATGTACGATGCGTTAGTCAACACCATAGTCGAATGGACTGACATTTCTCAACACGATCAACAACAAATGCATCATATTCATCGTGCTCCGGTCATATG TCTAGATTCTGAAGGCAGTGTTGTCAGACTGAATTTCAGTCAACATCAACGAGACTCGCGACTCAATACATCAGTGGAGCAGGCCAACCGATGGTACGATGCCATGAACTGGTTTATTCATTTAGctttactacaaaaaaatttagtcaAGTTGAAAATGCAGCAGG GAGACATGCtaacttttgacaatttacgGGTACTGCACGGCAGAGGAGCTTTCACCTCGAAGAGATGTTTAATCGGAGGGTATTTAGATGCCGATATAGTCGattccaaaatacgagtattacgtACCAAGTTGAAAAGCTCTTGA